In Gopherus flavomarginatus isolate rGopFla2 chromosome 5, rGopFla2.mat.asm, whole genome shotgun sequence, one DNA window encodes the following:
- the ZBTB42 gene encoding zinc finger and BTB domain-containing protein 42 — protein sequence MEFPDHSRQLLQCLSQQRHQGFLCDCTVLVGEAQFRAHRAVLASCSMYFHLFYRDQLDKRDIVHLNSDIVTASAFSLLLEFMYEGKLEFNSLPVEDVLAAASYLHMYDIVKVCKGKLKDKELCLEEKMNDDVANLEKEHFLDMGVPLVHEFDLGHKQKFTVTEYDRSTNKDRVSGHPGWSSDLISVSSVSAEAESCTTAAGKTKATVNSSAGSLSQRSVNHTPASSDVDCALDLSFKPVSGRDSLHPSYVFGQLASDSQQQGTEPLVKDEQDLLSDQEDSEARSPESQHFGNSAKSLVTGLGHIFTGNGNSHAREDDIDQDRDESEDDMDSSDISSSGVLVPPGHICICPLCSKVFPSPHILQLHLSSHFRDKDGSRTRLSPDGSVPTCTLCGKTFSCMYTLKRHERTHSGEKPYTCAQCGKSFQYSHNLSRHAVVHTREKPHGCKWCERRFTQSGDLYRHIRKFHCGLVKSLVV from the coding sequence ATGGAGTTTCCAGACCATAGCCGCCAGTTGCTGCAGTGTCTGAGTCAGCAGCGTCACCAgggcttcctgtgtgactgtaCTGTTTTAGTTGGAGAAGCTCAGTTCAGAGCCCACAGAGCTGTTCTTGCTTCTTGCAGCATGTACTTCCATCTTTTCTACAGGGACCAGTTAGACAAAAGGGATATTGTGCATCTGAACAGTGACATTGTCACCGCCTCAGCCTTCAGTCTACTGCTTGAATTCATGTACGAAGGAAAGCTGGAGTTTAACAGTCTTCCAGTTGAAGATGTGCTCGCTGCAGCGAGCTACCTTCACATGTATGACATTGTGAAAGTCTGCAAGGGCAAGTTGAAAGATAAAGAattgtgtttggaagaaaagATGAATGATGATGTGGCTAATTTGGAAAAAGAGCATTTTTTAGACATGGGAGTGCCCCTGGTACATGAGTTTGACCTGGGAcacaaacaaaaattcactgtCACAGAATATGATAGATCAACGAATAAAGATAGGGTCAGTGGTCACCCTGGCTGGTCCTCTGATCTTATAAGTGTCAGCTCTGTGTCTGCAGAGGCAGAATCATGTACCACAGCAGCTGGAAAAACAAAGGCTACTGTCAATAGTTCTGCAGGATCTTTGTCCCAAAGGTCTGTTAACCATACCCCGGCTTCAAGTGATGTGGACTGTGCTCTGGATTTGTCTTTCAAGCCTGTGTCTGGGAGAGATTCCTTACACCCCTCCTACGTCTTTGGACAGCTGGCTTCCGACAGCCAGCAGCAGGGTACTGAGCCACTTGTTAAGGATGAACAAGACTTGCTGTCAGATCAGGAGGACAGTGAAGCAAGGAGTCCAGAGAGTCAGCATTTTGGGAATTCAGCCAAAAGCCTAGTGACAGGGTTAGGACACATATTCACAGGAAATGGCAATTCTCATGCAAGAGAAGATGATATAGATCAAGACCGAGATGAGAGTGAAGATGACATGGATTCATCAGATATCTCCTCCTCTGGTGTGCTTGTGCCTCCTGGGCATATCTGCATTTGCCCCCTTTGTAGCAAAGTTTTTCCAAGCCCGCACATCCTGCAACTGCATCTGAGCTCTCACTTCAGAGATAAAGACGGCTCAAGGaccaggctgtcacctgatggTTCGGTGCCCACCTGTACGCTTTGTGGGAAGACTTTTTCTTGCATGTACACCTTAAAGAGACATGAAAGGACTCACTCGGGCGAAAAGCCGTATACCTGTGCCCAGTGTGGAAAGAGCTTCCAGTATTCCCACAATCTCAGCCGTCATGCAGTAGTGCATACCAGAGAGAAACCCCATGGCTGCAAATGGTGTGAAAGACGATTTACACAATCCGGTGACTTATACAGACACATCCGTAAATTTCATTGTGGCCTCGTAAAGTCCTTGGTGGTTTGA